A section of the Procambarus clarkii isolate CNS0578487 chromosome 68, FALCON_Pclarkii_2.0, whole genome shotgun sequence genome encodes:
- the LOC123774685 gene encoding uncharacterized protein, with product MAPSGALKVKMAGQQWLVAAPTGQQWLVAAPAGQQWLVAAPTGQQWLVAAPAGQQWLVAAPAGQQWLVAAPAGQQWLVAAPAGQQWLVAAPAGQQWLVAAPAGQQWLVAAPTGQQWLVAAPAGQQWLVAAPTGQQWLVAAPAGQQWLVAAPAGQQWLVAAPAGQQWLVAAPAGQQWLVAAPAGQQWLVAAPAGQQWLVAAPAGQQWLVAAPTGQQWLVAAPAGQQWLVAAPAGQQWLVAAPTGQQWLVAAPTGQQWLVAAPAGQQWLVAAPAGQQWLVAAPAGQQWLVAAPAGQQWLVAAPAGQQWLVAAPAGQQWLVAAPTGQQWLVAAPAGQQWLVAAPTGQQWLVAAPAGQQWLVAAPAGQQWLVAAPAGQQWLVAAPAGQQWLVAAPAGQQWLVAAPAGQQWLVAAPAGQQWLVAAPTGQQWLVAAPAGQQWLVAAPAGQQWLVAAPTGQQWLVAAPAGQQWLVAAPAGQQWLVAAPAGQQWLVAAPAGQQWLVAAPAGQQWLVAAPTGQQWLVAAPAGQQWLVAAPAGQQWLVAAPTGQQWLVAAPAGQQWLVAAPAGQQWLVAAPAGQQWLVAAPAGQQWLVAAPTGQQWLMAAPTGQQWLVAAPTGQQWLMAAPTGQQWLVAAPAGQQWLVAAPAGQQWLVVS from the coding sequence GCCAGCAGTGGCTGGTGGCTGCTCCTACAGGCCAGCAGTGGCTGGTGGCTGCTCCTGCAGGCCAGCAGTGGCTGGTGGCTGCTCCTACAGGCCAGCAGTGGCTGGTGGCTGCTCCTGCAGGCCAGCAGTGGCTGGTGGCTGCTCCTGCAGGCCAGCAGTGGCTGGTGGCTGCTCCTGCAGGCCAGCAGTGGCTGGTGGCTGCTCCTGCAGGCCAGCAGTGGCTGGTGGCTGCTCCTGCAGGCCAGCAGTGGCTGGTGGCTGCTCCTGCAGGCCAGCAGTGGCTGGTGGCTGCTCCTACAGGCCAGCAGTGGCTGGTGGCTGCTCCTGCAGGCCAGCAGTGGCTGGTGGCTGCTCCTACAGGCCAGCAGTGGCTGGTGGCTGCTCCTGCAGGCCAGCAGTGGCTGGTGGCTGCTCCTGCAGGCCAGCAGTGGCTGGTGGCTGCTCCTGCAGGCCAGCAGTGGCTGGTGGCTGCTCCTGCAGGCCAGCAGTGGCTGGTGGCTGCTCCTGCAGGCCAGCAGTGGCTGGTGGCTGCTCCTGCAGGCCAGCAGTGGCTGGTGGCTGCTCCTGCAGGCCAGCAGTGGCTGGTGGCTGCTCCTACAGGCCAGCAGTGGCTGGTGGCTGCTCCTGCAGGCCAGCAGTGGCTGGTGGCTGCTCCTGCAGGCCAGCAGTGGCTGGTGGCTGCTCCTACAGGCCAGCAGTGGCTGGTGGCTGCTCCTACAGGCCAGCAGTGGCTGGTGGCTGCTCCTGCAGGCCAGCAGTGGCTGGTGGCTGCTCCTGCAGGCCAGCAGTGGCTGGTGGCTGCTCCTGCAGGCCAGCAGTGGCTGGTGGCTGCTCCTGCAGGCCAGCAGTGGCTGGTGGCTGCTCCTGCAGGCCAGCAGTGGCTGGTGGCTGCTCCTGCAGGCCAGCAGTGGCTGGTGGCTGCTCCTACAGGCCAGCAGTGGCTGGTGGCTGCTCCTGCAGGCCAGCAGTGGCTGGTGGCTGCTCCTACAGGCCAGCAGTGGCTGGTGGCTGCTCCTGCAGGCCAGCAGTGGCTGGTGGCTGCTCCTGCAGGCCAGCAGTGGCTGGTGGCTGCTCCTGCAGGCCAGCAGTGGCTGGTGGCTGCTCCTGCAGGCCAGCAGTGGCTGGTGGCTGCTCCTGCAGGCCAGCAGTGGCTGGTGGCTGCTCCTGCAGGCCAGCAGTGGCTGGTGGCTGCTCCTGCAGGCCAGCAGTGGCTGGTGGCTGCTCCTACAGGCCAGCAGTGGCTGGTGGCTGCTCCTGCAGGCCAGCAGTGGCTGGTGGCTGCTCCTGCAGGCCAGCAGTGGCTGGTGGCTGCTCCTACAGGCCAGCAGTGGCTGGTGGCTGCTCCTGCAGGCCAGCAGTGGCTGGTGGCTGCTCCTGCAGGCCAGCAGTGGCTGGTGGCTGCTCCTGCAGGCCAGCAGTGGCTGGTGGCTGCTCCTGCAGGCCAGCAGTGGCTGGTGGCTGCTCCTGCAGGCCAGCAGTGGCTGGTGGCTGCTCCTACAGGCCAGCAGTGGCTGGTGGCTGCTCCTGCAGGCCAGCAGTGGCTGGTGGCTGCTCCTGCAGGCCAGCAGTGGCTGGTGGCTGCTCCTACAGGCCAGCAGTGGCTGGTGGCTGCTCCTGCAGGCCAGCAGTGGCTGGTGGCTGCTCCTGCAGGCCAGCAGTGGCTGGTGGCTGCTCCTGCAGGCCAGCAGTGGCTGGTGGCTGCTCCTGCAGGCCAGCAGTGGCTGGTGGCTGCTCCTACAGGCCAGCAGTGGCTGATGGCTGCTCCTACAGGCCAGCAGTGGCTGGTGGCTGCTCCTACAGGCCAGCAGTGGCTGATGGCTGCTCCTACAGGCCAGCAGTGGCTGGTGGCTGCTCCTGCAGGCCAGCAGTGGCTGGTGGCTGCTCCTGCAGGCCAGCAATGGCTGGTAGTTTCTTGA